One window of the Procambarus clarkii isolate CNS0578487 chromosome 27, FALCON_Pclarkii_2.0, whole genome shotgun sequence genome contains the following:
- the LOC123751275 gene encoding PGC-1 and ERR-induced regulator in muscle protein 1-like: protein MTPEWFPDKSRVSTFQFSSEPEQPSSSPAARSNLPVLQRPRATFQFSSDPEQPSSSPATWSNLPVLQRAGATFQFSNNTEQPSSSPATRSNLPVLQRPGATFQFSSGPEQPSSSPAARSNLPVLQRPGATFQFSSDQEQPSSSPATRSNLPVLQRPGATFQFSSEPEQPSSSPTTRSNLPVLRDPEQPSSSPAARSNLPVLQRPGATFQFSSGPEQPSSSPAARSNLPVLQRPGATFQFSSGPEQPSSSPAARSNLPVLQRPEATFQRGNFKYIPNTLSPVEELGPNVRPFFSRLKFFTAIFHLSP from the coding sequence ATGACTCCAGAATGGTTCCCCGATAAGTCCAGGGTTTCAACCTTCCAGTTCTCCAGCGAGCCGGAGCAACCTTCCAGTTCTCCAGCGGCCCGGAGCAACCTTCCAGTTCTCCAGCGACCAAGAGCAACCTTCCAGTTCTCCAGCGACCCGGAACAACCTTCCAGTTCTCCAGCGACCTGGAGCAACCTTCCAGTTCTCCAGCGAGCCGGAGCAACCTTCCAGTTCTCCAACAACACGGAGCAACCTTCCAGTTCTCCAGCGACCCGGAGCAACCTTCCAGTTCTCCAGCGGCCCGGAGCAACCTTCCAGTTCTCCAGCGGCCCGGAGCAACCTTCCAGTTCTCCAGCGGCCCGGAGCAACCTTCCAGTTCTCCAGCGGCCCGGAGCAACCTTCCAGTTCTCCAGCGACCAAGAGCAACCTTCCAGTTCTCCAGCGACCCGGAGCAACCTCCCAGTTCTCCAGCGACCTGGAGCAACCTTCCAGTTCTCCAGCGAGCCGGAGCAACCTTCCAGTTCTCCAACAACACGGAGCAACCTTCCAGTTCTCCGCGACCCGGAGCAACCTTCCAGTTCTCCAGCGGCCCGGAGCAACCTTCCAGTTCTCCAGCGGCCCGGAGCAACCTTCCAGTTCTCCAGCGGCCCGGAGCAACCTTCCAGTTCTCCAGCGGCCCGGAGCAACCTTCCAGTTCTCCAGCGGCCCGGAGCAACCTTCCAGTTCTCCAGCGGCCCGGAGCAACCTTCCAGTTCTCCAGCGGCCCGGAGCAACCTTCCAGTTCTCCAGCGACCCGAAGCAACCTTCCAAAGGGGAAATTTTAAATACATTCCCAACACACTCTCACCCGTTGAAGAACTGGGCCCAAATGTACGACCTTTCTTTTCTCGTTTAAAGTTTTTTACCGCAATCTTTCATCTGTCGCCCTAG
- the LOC138369178 gene encoding eukaryotic translation initiation factor 3 subunit A-like, whose protein sequence is MGPKSCLEEDMGPKSCLEEDMEPKSCLEEDMGPKNCLEEDMEPKSCLEEDMGPKSCLEEDMEPKSCLEEDMGPKSCLEEDMEPKSCLEEDMGPKSCLEEDMGPKSCLEEDMRPKSCLEEDMGHKSCLEEDMGPKNCLEEDMESKSCLEEDMGPNELPGGRQGTQELPGGGHGTQELPGGGHGTQELPGEGQGTQELPGERQGTQELPGGGHGTQELPGEGQGTQELPGEGQGTQELPGEGQGTQELPGGGSEKLPERKCGRRNCLE, encoded by the coding sequence atgggacccaagagctgcctggaggaggacatgggacccaagagctgcctggaggaggacatgGAACCCAagagctgcctggaggaggacatgGGACCCAAGAActgcctggaggaggacatgGAACCCAagagctgcctggaggaggacatgggacccaagagctgcctggaggaggacatgGAACCCAagagctgcctggaggaggacatgggacccaagagctgcctggaggaggacatgGAACCCAagagctgcctggaggaggacatgGGACCCAAGAGTTGCCTAGAGGAGGAcatgggacccaagagctgcctggaggaggacatgAGACCCAAGAGTTGCCTGGAGGAGGACATGGGACACAagagctgcctggaggaggacatgGGACCCAAGAACTGCCTGGAGGAAGACATGGAATCCAagagctgcctggaggaggacatgGGACCCAATGAACTGCCTGGAGGAAGACAAGGAACCCAagagctgcctggaggaggacatgGGACCCAAGAGTTGCCTGGAGGAGGAcatgggacccaagagctgcctgGAGAaggacaagggacccaagagttgCCTGGAGAaagacaagggacccaagagctgcctggaggaggacatgggacccaagagctgcctgGAGAaggacaagggacccaagagctgcctgGAGAaggacaagggacccaagagttgCCTGGAGAAGGACAAGGAACCCAAgaactgcctggaggaggaagtgaAAAACTGCCTGAAAGGAAATGTGGTCGGAGGAACTGCTTAGAATAA